A window of the Arenibacter algicola genome harbors these coding sequences:
- a CDS encoding tetratricopeptide repeat-containing sensor histidine kinase has product MGKHYFIAIFVSILSCPLLFGQLINFDREIPYEKVFVDTDNFGVSYLQHLENFYTQAPSDALQFEILNDLAYYWHTRNLTKALNFTEEGLNCALAKGDMLWHGRFQITQGAILLRMEKLDRAEEVLEEAKTKVLTKDLPFLNTQLGYVYERRGQLDKAADYAMEVLQLGEELNDKKAIALAYSDLSNIFWKQAKYEKGLKYGIKSIVIFEERGIIDLDYDFTLYVVANNFLKLNRHDEALKYYEHSLAIGERYGFYNNLSDVYISLVDLYAYLGQYRKAETAGVNAVKYAELLDNEFMLMRSWLSIGKLQNLQGKYRYAIESLQKSLDVATAEFGDEYYLSQVYEALGKAYAGDHDYMEAYKAFSKYDGLKKEIFTAESDQRIAQLQTEFEVAQKEDTIMMQQGTIRKQKSNQILTSIISGLLLFLLIVGFVAIRINRRKNKLLQQQNQEKEFLIKEIHHRVKNNLEVVSSLLSLQSTHIEDKKIKENMHQIQNRIQSMTMIHQNLYQGKNLGSIEMKNYFKILGDYVLQSYGAGQKIVMVYDMEEIELNVDIATPIGLIVNELITNSLKYAFPNNLTGVITISLVQKSTHLELTVTDNGIGIKKGNQTHGTGFGTQLISLLTKQLDGKMVLHQKKGTSVSFEFQHHKAA; this is encoded by the coding sequence ATGGGCAAACATTACTTCATAGCAATTTTCGTCAGTATACTTAGCTGCCCTTTGCTATTTGGTCAACTCATAAACTTTGATCGAGAGATACCTTATGAAAAGGTATTTGTAGATACCGATAATTTTGGGGTTTCCTATCTACAACATTTGGAGAATTTCTATACACAGGCTCCCTCGGATGCCCTACAGTTTGAAATCCTGAACGATTTGGCCTATTATTGGCATACCCGTAATTTGACCAAGGCCTTAAATTTTACTGAAGAAGGTTTAAACTGTGCATTGGCTAAGGGCGATATGCTGTGGCATGGTAGATTTCAAATTACACAAGGTGCCATTCTATTGCGAATGGAAAAGTTGGACAGGGCCGAAGAAGTTTTGGAAGAGGCCAAAACTAAGGTGCTGACCAAAGACCTCCCTTTTTTAAATACGCAATTGGGTTATGTTTATGAGCGTCGAGGTCAACTGGACAAGGCCGCCGATTATGCCATGGAAGTACTGCAATTGGGAGAGGAACTAAACGATAAAAAGGCCATAGCCTTGGCTTATAGTGACTTAAGTAATATTTTCTGGAAACAGGCGAAATACGAAAAGGGTTTAAAATACGGTATTAAATCCATTGTCATTTTTGAGGAACGGGGAATAATTGATCTGGATTATGATTTTACCTTGTATGTGGTGGCCAACAATTTCTTAAAACTTAACAGGCATGACGAAGCATTAAAGTATTATGAACACTCCTTGGCCATAGGTGAGAGATATGGATTCTATAATAATTTAAGTGATGTTTATATCTCCCTGGTGGACCTCTATGCATATTTGGGCCAGTACAGGAAGGCGGAAACTGCAGGGGTCAATGCCGTTAAGTACGCCGAGTTATTGGATAATGAATTTATGCTTATGCGATCTTGGCTATCTATTGGAAAACTGCAAAATCTCCAGGGAAAATATAGATATGCCATAGAAAGCCTTCAGAAGTCACTGGATGTCGCTACCGCCGAATTTGGAGATGAGTACTATTTAAGTCAGGTCTACGAAGCTCTGGGAAAGGCTTACGCCGGGGACCACGATTATATGGAAGCCTATAAGGCATTTTCAAAGTATGATGGGCTAAAAAAGGAAATCTTCACAGCAGAATCCGATCAACGAATAGCCCAACTACAAACAGAATTTGAAGTTGCACAAAAGGAAGACACCATAATGATGCAACAGGGCACCATTCGAAAGCAAAAAAGTAATCAGATTTTAACCTCCATTATCTCTGGATTATTATTGTTTCTTTTGATCGTGGGCTTCGTAGCCATAAGAATTAACCGCAGAAAAAATAAACTTCTTCAACAACAAAATCAGGAAAAGGAATTTCTTATCAAGGAAATCCACCACCGCGTGAAGAATAACCTGGAAGTGGTATCCAGTTTACTTTCGCTCCAATCCACCCACATAGAGGATAAAAAAATAAAGGAAAATATGCACCAAATCCAAAATAGGATACAGAGTATGACTATGATCCATCAAAATTTGTATCAAGGAAAGAATCTAGGAAGCATTGAGATGAAGAATTATTTCAAAATTTTAGGGGATTATGTATTGCAATCCTATGGAGCGGGGCAAAAAATAGTTATGGTTTATGACATGGAAGAGATAGAACTAAATGTAGACATTGCAACCCCTATTGGGTTAATAGTTAACGAATTGATTACGAACTCTTTAAAATATGCCTTTCCCAATAATCTTACTGGTGTAATCACAATTAGTCTAGTTCAGAAGTCTACACATTTGGAGCTCACTGTTACGGATAATGGTATAGGCATCAAGAAAGGAAATCAAACCCATGGTACAGGATTTGGCACCCAATTGATATCGCTTTTAACTAAGCAATTGGATGGTAAAATGGTGCTTCATCAAAAGAAGGGGACTTCGGTTTCTTTCGAATTTCAACATCATAAAGCAGCTTAA
- a CDS encoding ester cyclase, which translates to MIFLLFIVIGCVSCKNNKVQVDNETSEISGNNNMVPTKSNLETTIKAYLSPLDEKEIDSLVTEDYLRNMNGIPVVTNKTELKAKRNLFGIGFPDYTVTLSNSIVCDNQGYVDWIFIGTNTGQFAEVMATGKKVKINGFSHLYFNKEGRIYREDIFYNELELLQQLGYSLQNPNLK; encoded by the coding sequence ATGATATTTTTACTTTTTATTGTTATAGGTTGTGTTTCATGTAAAAACAACAAGGTTCAAGTGGACAATGAAACTTCGGAAATTTCCGGCAACAACAATATGGTCCCGACAAAAAGTAACTTGGAGACAACTATAAAAGCCTATCTGAGCCCTTTGGATGAAAAAGAAATAGATAGTCTGGTTACCGAAGATTATTTAAGAAATATGAACGGAATACCCGTGGTTACCAATAAAACAGAATTAAAGGCAAAACGTAATCTATTTGGTATTGGGTTCCCGGACTATACCGTGACCTTAAGCAATAGCATTGTTTGTGATAACCAAGGGTATGTGGACTGGATATTTATAGGGACCAATACGGGCCAATTTGCTGAGGTTATGGCCACAGGTAAGAAAGTAAAAATAAATGGATTTTCGCATCTCTATTTTAATAAGGAGGGCAGAATATACCGAGAGGATATCTTTTACAATGAACTTGAACTTTTACAGCAATTGGGATACTCCTTGCAAAACCCTAATCTGAAATAA
- a CDS encoding ester cyclase yields the protein MKKLIIIGLTLAFITACQEKGPERYTQDSPQINTIKQLIGNYNNKTYDMSIYADTSKTYYNAKENPLSPEEVIAYHKERDMAYAQRSFLDKDQEYEMVLTDDGETWVNCWLDWQGTLAGNGQVVNIPIHLTYRFQDGKIVREVGMWDPSAIMLALQEIEMKNSMSADEKAIQATIDNVTKAWNANDKELMYANLVKNVTRTANGVTIAKKQSDYGDFMDIYHSAFPDFKVNLDKTVIDGNKAYLNWTCTGTNKGEFMGNPPTNKKIETHGFSVWMFDTEGKAAREDAFYDNLVVYEQLGYSMPTPK from the coding sequence ATGAAAAAACTGATCATAATTGGGCTTACATTAGCTTTCATAACGGCCTGTCAGGAGAAAGGCCCGGAACGTTATACCCAGGATTCCCCACAAATTAATACTATTAAGCAATTAATTGGGAATTACAATAACAAAACCTACGATATGAGTATCTATGCAGATACTTCAAAAACCTATTACAACGCCAAGGAGAACCCATTGTCGCCAGAAGAGGTAATTGCCTACCACAAAGAAAGGGACATGGCCTACGCCCAGAGAAGTTTTCTGGACAAGGATCAAGAATATGAAATGGTGCTTACCGATGATGGGGAAACATGGGTAAACTGTTGGTTGGATTGGCAAGGTACCCTGGCTGGAAATGGTCAGGTAGTGAACATTCCCATTCACCTCACATATCGTTTCCAGGATGGCAAAATTGTGCGAGAAGTTGGAATGTGGGACCCCTCTGCTATAATGCTTGCACTTCAGGAAATAGAGATGAAAAATAGTATGTCTGCCGATGAAAAAGCAATACAGGCTACTATTGATAATGTCACCAAAGCTTGGAATGCAAACGACAAGGAATTAATGTATGCCAATTTGGTCAAAAATGTGACGAGAACCGCCAATGGGGTCACTATCGCCAAAAAACAATCAGATTATGGAGACTTTATGGATATCTATCACAGTGCCTTTCCTGATTTTAAGGTAAACCTGGACAAAACGGTAATTGATGGAAATAAAGCCTATCTCAACTGGACATGTACCGGTACCAACAAAGGAGAATTCATGGGCAATCCTCCTACCAACAAAAAAATTGAAACTCACGGTTTTAGTGTGTGGATGTTCGACACCGAAGGAAAAGCCGCTCGCGAAGACGCCTTTTATGACAATCTAGTAGTTTACGAACAATTGGGATATTCCATGCCCACCCCGAAATAA
- a CDS encoding RidA family protein, with protein MDQPAILVEKEIPEYFLLRPDVEKAYGYSHAVKIGNEIKVSGAVSMDDEGNPTGIGDMEQQMKNCYSDLEKVLAHYGCTFDDVVVENVFTTNMPKFLEVAAYRNEIYKKQFPTGSWLGVKELALPEFLIEIE; from the coding sequence ATGGATCAACCTGCGATTTTGGTTGAAAAAGAAATCCCCGAATATTTTCTATTGCGCCCTGATGTAGAGAAGGCCTACGGCTACTCACATGCCGTAAAAATCGGAAACGAAATAAAGGTCTCTGGAGCGGTGAGCATGGACGATGAGGGCAACCCTACCGGAATTGGGGATATGGAACAGCAAATGAAAAATTGTTATTCCGATTTGGAAAAGGTCCTAGCCCACTATGGATGCACCTTCGACGATGTGGTGGTAGAAAATGTCTTCACCACCAATATGCCAAAATTTTTGGAGGTTGCCGCCTATAGAAATGAGATTTACAAAAAGCAATTCCCCACAGGTTCCTGGCTTGGAGTGAAGGAATTGGCACTACCTGAATTTTTAATAGAAATTGAATAG
- a CDS encoding acyl-CoA thioesterase — MLYYWLNLLNIFICSRLFWKKVDLTSNLTRKRRVSILDCDTFRYMSNAKYAYYMDFIRFEKMFRSKLFENTVKKGMYAVLGSQKIIYKKPLKMWSTFKITLILEGWDDKWVYHSQVFEQEDQVCAIGYTKAAFWRGKKAQDIRMIIKKCGITKSEMDIPKRILDIFKGDYDLLKNTVHPL, encoded by the coding sequence ATGCTCTATTACTGGTTAAATTTGTTGAACATTTTTATTTGCTCCAGATTATTCTGGAAAAAAGTAGATCTTACCTCGAATCTGACCAGAAAGAGACGCGTAAGTATTTTGGATTGCGACACATTTAGGTATATGTCCAACGCAAAATACGCTTATTACATGGACTTTATTCGATTTGAAAAAATGTTTCGGTCCAAATTATTTGAAAATACCGTAAAGAAAGGAATGTATGCCGTTTTGGGTTCCCAAAAAATTATCTATAAGAAACCTTTAAAAATGTGGTCTACCTTCAAAATAACCTTGATTTTGGAAGGATGGGATGACAAATGGGTGTATCACAGTCAGGTTTTTGAACAAGAAGATCAAGTCTGCGCCATTGGTTATACAAAGGCCGCCTTTTGGAGAGGCAAAAAGGCTCAGGATATAAGGATGATAATAAAAAAATGTGGGATCACTAAGTCAGAGATGGATATACCCAAAAGAATACTCGATATTTTTAAAGGGGACTATGATCTTTTAAAGAATACTGTTCATCCATTATAA
- a CDS encoding methyltransferase: MEAAAQITVDPSKIMQIGTGFFGTKTLLTAVNMELFTVLAKRDLSGKDIQSKLGLHSRSLYDFLDALVSMGFLKRKGLKESALYSNAEDADLFLDKNKPSYIGGILEMCNNRLYPFWNDLEDGLKTGLPQNETKNGGKPIFEAVYGDPKKLREFVGAMAGVQMGNFMEFAKVFDFSKYKTLCDIGGAGGFLAAHVAMNNQHMHCTSMDLPQVEPIAKENIQNMGLKDMVKITSGDFFIDNFPKSDVITMGNILHDWGTKDKKMLIKKAYDALPKGGAFVVIENIIDNNRSKNAFGLLMSLNMLIETTEGYDFSFSDFDDMVKEAGFKSTALMPLTGPTSAAIALK; this comes from the coding sequence ATGGAAGCAGCAGCTCAGATTACAGTAGATCCCTCAAAAATTATGCAGATAGGCACAGGTTTTTTCGGAACCAAAACCTTGCTAACCGCAGTGAACATGGAACTTTTTACGGTTTTGGCAAAACGGGACTTATCCGGAAAGGATATTCAATCCAAACTAGGTTTGCATTCCCGCAGTCTTTATGACTTTTTGGACGCCTTGGTCTCCATGGGCTTTTTAAAAAGAAAAGGTTTAAAGGAAAGTGCACTTTACAGTAATGCGGAAGATGCAGATCTTTTTCTGGACAAGAACAAACCTAGCTATATAGGTGGGATTTTGGAAATGTGCAATAACCGTTTGTACCCTTTTTGGAACGATTTGGAGGATGGCCTAAAAACGGGGTTGCCACAAAATGAAACCAAAAATGGTGGGAAACCCATTTTTGAAGCGGTTTATGGGGACCCTAAGAAACTACGGGAATTTGTTGGAGCTATGGCCGGCGTACAAATGGGAAATTTTATGGAATTTGCCAAAGTATTTGATTTTTCGAAATACAAAACCCTGTGCGACATTGGTGGGGCGGGAGGATTTTTGGCGGCCCACGTTGCCATGAACAATCAACACATGCATTGTACATCTATGGACCTACCTCAGGTAGAACCAATTGCCAAGGAAAACATCCAGAATATGGGTTTAAAGGATATGGTGAAAATAACCTCAGGGGATTTCTTTATAGACAATTTTCCAAAATCGGACGTAATTACCATGGGCAACATTTTACATGATTGGGGCACCAAGGACAAAAAAATGCTTATTAAAAAAGCCTATGATGCCCTACCCAAGGGAGGTGCTTTCGTGGTTATCGAAAATATTATCGATAACAATAGAAGCAAGAATGCCTTTGGACTTTTAATGTCCTTGAACATGCTCATTGAAACCACCGAAGGATATGATTTCTCCTTTTCGGATTTTGACGATATGGTGAAGGAAGCCGGTTTTAAATCAACCGCATTAATGCCTCTAACTGGCCCAACCAGTGCAGCGATTGCCTTGAAATAA
- a CDS encoding DUF1624 domain-containing protein: MKPKTDRVESIDILRGLVMVIMALDHVRDYFNYGSFFIDPTNVETTTPILFFTRFVTHYCAPVFVFLAGTSAFLYGRNKTNSQLSKFLLTRGIWLIFMELVVNNLIWTFDLTYSFPILQVIWAIGFSMICLSFLIYLPKKIILYIGIIIIVGHNLLDGIIMQGNSLEAIIWYLLHQNNTVVLGPDKMILFHYPVIPWIGLMALGYCLGQLYLKDFDAKLRRTWLLRMGLGALGLFFIIRGLNVYGDLVPWAIQDTNTKTIISFLNVTKYPPSLAFVLITIGPALLFLYTIENVKNALTNFFLVYGRVPFFYYFLHVLVIHIAAIIGIIISGGNWRDMILTADVFMNEKLATYGYPLWVTYMVWIGIVLALFPLSKKYMIYKINNRDKWWLSYL; the protein is encoded by the coding sequence ATGAAACCAAAAACCGACCGAGTGGAGTCCATCGACATTTTGAGGGGCCTGGTTATGGTAATTATGGCCTTGGACCATGTTCGGGATTATTTTAACTATGGCTCCTTTTTTATTGATCCTACCAATGTGGAAACTACAACGCCAATATTGTTTTTTACACGTTTCGTTACCCATTATTGTGCCCCGGTATTTGTTTTTCTTGCCGGGACTTCCGCCTTCCTATACGGAAGAAACAAAACAAACTCCCAACTCTCAAAATTCTTGCTTACCAGAGGGATTTGGTTAATTTTTATGGAGTTGGTGGTCAACAACCTTATTTGGACCTTTGACCTGACCTATAGTTTTCCAATTCTTCAGGTGATTTGGGCCATTGGCTTTAGCATGATCTGTTTGTCATTTCTGATTTATTTACCCAAAAAGATAATTCTTTACATCGGCATTATTATAATTGTCGGACACAATCTTCTTGATGGAATAATTATGCAGGGAAATAGTCTTGAAGCCATAATCTGGTATCTTTTACATCAGAATAACACCGTGGTTCTGGGACCTGACAAAATGATACTATTTCACTACCCTGTAATCCCTTGGATAGGACTAATGGCATTGGGTTATTGCTTGGGACAGCTATATCTAAAAGACTTTGACGCGAAATTAAGAAGAACATGGTTGTTGCGCATGGGCTTAGGAGCCTTGGGCCTCTTCTTTATAATCAGGGGTTTGAATGTCTATGGGGATTTGGTGCCCTGGGCAATACAGGACACCAATACCAAAACAATCATTTCTTTTCTTAACGTAACCAAATATCCCCCTTCACTTGCTTTTGTACTAATAACCATTGGTCCTGCCCTACTGTTCCTTTATACTATTGAAAATGTAAAAAACGCCTTAACCAATTTCTTTTTGGTTTATGGCAGGGTCCCCTTCTTCTATTATTTTTTGCACGTATTGGTAATCCATATTGCAGCAATCATAGGGATTATAATATCTGGTGGAAATTGGAGAGATATGATCTTGACCGCAGATGTATTTATGAATGAAAAGCTCGCAACTTACGGATATCCCCTCTGGGTCACCTATATGGTTTGGATCGGGATAGTGCTTGCCCTATTCCCCTTAAGTAAGAAATATATGATCTACAAGATCAATAATAGGGATAAATGGTGGTTGAGTTATTTATGA
- a CDS encoding VCBS repeat-containing protein — MMQKYQTIIFIVLLFIVGLVIFSCSDDRAQKIIEQEQELYTVLGVEDTGLNFVNKLEETTTMNGFYYEYFYNGGGVAVADFNNDGLQDVYFISNLRTNKLFLNLGNLKFRNVSVAANAQGNGGFPTGVTVVDINNDGLKDIYILKSGRFETDEPLRNLLLINKGMNKDNIPVFEEDAKSYGLDLPHYSTQATFFDYDRDGDLDMFLVNHNIEMYGLEETSEIMMGKSDKIGEKLYRNDDGMYINVTQDAGIISNNLGFGLGVAVGDVNNDGWPDVYVSNDYYEKDHLYLNNQNGTFTESSLKSFNHMSTFSMGNDIADVNNDGLMDIISLDMMAEDNFTQKTSMSGMNVAQFYNIEHLGLHRQYMYNALQVNNGNFPNTIIPAFSDIAQLADISSTDWSWAPLLLDMDNDGFRDLFVSNGIRMDFRNNDFAIYLEEKYQEGVRSRKVDLAKYVDDLLDKLPERKKENYFYLNGGDLKFNKLTVNQTATYSNGAAYADFDNDGDLDIIVNNTDDFAQLYRNNQIDNSFLKISLKGHDKNIDGIGARIEVIANKKSFFAENYFSKGFQSAMASPIHFGLANIAQIDSIKVIWPNGQHQLVTNVKANQEIIIQYAPEGKIYTGKDKQRYEFQDITEEYGIDFKHEENDYNDFTLESLMPHKMSQFGPCLTVADVNNDGLEDFYVGGAMMQAGALFVQTISNKFEKRLIESFEEDKVHEDTGAIFLDADNDGDYDLYVVSGGNEKETENQFYLDRFYENDGTGMFIRNFNAIPNILSSGQVVKAMDYDRDGNQDLFIGSRLEPQNYGYPSKSVLLKNVSLNGSIEFKDVTDEVFPELNDLGMVTDALWVDLDNDQFEELIIAQEWGNIQAFSCKNNDFFNISEQYGLNNNVGWWFSLAAADIDYDGDMDLVAGNLGLNYKYKASQKAPFHLYLNDFDKNNTNDIVLGYHEGEQMYPLRGRECSSGQMPFIKKKFQTYEDFGKANLQEVYGEGLDNARHLAATNFANSVLINEDNTRFSFTPLPNTAQISSINKILINKNNGGKNTDLILFGNLYGSEVETPRNDASYGHYLRSDGDGDFTNVPPQKSGLYVQGDVRGAAYINLGINRGLLVARNNEPLLLYQIP; from the coding sequence ATGATGCAAAAATATCAGACCATCATTTTTATAGTCCTACTGTTTATTGTTGGTTTAGTGATCTTTTCCTGCTCAGATGATCGAGCCCAAAAAATTATTGAGCAAGAGCAGGAATTATACACTGTACTAGGGGTGGAGGATACTGGTCTCAATTTTGTAAATAAGCTGGAGGAAACCACTACTATGAACGGATTTTACTATGAATACTTTTATAATGGGGGAGGGGTTGCAGTGGCCGATTTTAACAATGATGGACTTCAAGATGTATATTTTATTAGTAACCTTCGGACCAATAAGCTGTTCTTAAATCTGGGAAACCTAAAGTTTAGAAATGTAAGTGTAGCTGCCAATGCCCAAGGCAATGGCGGGTTTCCTACAGGGGTTACCGTTGTAGATATTAATAATGATGGATTAAAGGATATCTACATTCTTAAATCTGGCCGTTTTGAAACCGATGAGCCTTTGCGAAACCTTTTGTTGATCAACAAGGGAATGAATAAGGATAACATACCTGTGTTTGAGGAAGATGCTAAGTCGTATGGATTGGACCTTCCTCATTATTCGACCCAAGCCACTTTTTTTGATTATGACCGTGACGGTGATCTGGATATGTTCTTGGTCAACCATAATATAGAAATGTACGGTTTAGAAGAGACATCTGAAATCATGATGGGCAAATCGGATAAGATTGGGGAAAAACTTTATCGGAATGATGATGGAATGTATATCAATGTTACCCAAGATGCAGGGATTATAAGTAATAATCTTGGTTTTGGTCTTGGGGTAGCTGTTGGTGATGTTAATAATGATGGTTGGCCTGATGTTTATGTAAGCAATGATTACTATGAAAAGGATCATCTTTATTTGAACAACCAAAATGGCACTTTTACGGAAAGTTCTCTTAAGTCATTTAACCACATGTCCACATTTTCCATGGGCAATGACATTGCAGATGTTAATAATGATGGCTTAATGGATATTATATCGCTTGACATGATGGCTGAGGATAATTTTACCCAAAAGACTAGCATGAGCGGTATGAACGTAGCTCAATTTTACAATATTGAGCATTTGGGCCTACATAGACAATATATGTATAACGCCCTTCAGGTTAACAATGGGAATTTTCCTAATACGATTATTCCTGCCTTCTCCGATATAGCCCAGCTGGCAGATATTTCAAGTACAGATTGGAGCTGGGCCCCATTACTTTTGGACATGGACAACGATGGGTTTAGAGATTTGTTTGTTTCCAATGGTATTAGAATGGATTTCAGAAACAACGATTTTGCCATTTATTTGGAAGAAAAATATCAAGAAGGTGTACGCAGCAGAAAGGTGGACCTGGCAAAGTATGTGGATGATCTTTTGGACAAGTTGCCGGAACGAAAAAAAGAAAACTATTTTTATTTAAATGGAGGTGATTTAAAATTTAATAAACTTACCGTAAATCAAACAGCCACCTATTCCAATGGTGCTGCCTATGCAGATTTTGACAATGATGGGGACTTGGATATCATAGTTAATAATACGGATGATTTTGCCCAACTGTACCGTAACAATCAGATTGATAACTCATTTTTAAAAATTTCCCTAAAAGGCCATGATAAGAACATCGATGGTATTGGGGCCAGGATTGAAGTAATAGCTAACAAAAAATCTTTTTTTGCCGAAAATTATTTTTCCAAAGGTTTTCAATCAGCAATGGCTTCACCCATTCATTTCGGTCTTGCAAACATAGCCCAAATTGATTCCATTAAAGTAATATGGCCCAACGGGCAACACCAATTAGTTACCAATGTAAAGGCCAATCAAGAAATTATCATTCAGTATGCTCCCGAGGGAAAAATATACACTGGAAAGGATAAACAGCGTTATGAATTTCAGGATATAACAGAGGAATACGGTATCGATTTTAAGCATGAGGAGAATGATTATAATGATTTTACTTTAGAATCCTTAATGCCACATAAAATGTCCCAGTTTGGACCTTGCCTTACCGTTGCGGATGTAAATAATGATGGATTGGAGGATTTTTACGTTGGAGGGGCTATGATGCAAGCCGGGGCACTGTTCGTACAAACTATCAGCAATAAGTTCGAGAAAAGGCTTATTGAATCGTTTGAAGAGGACAAAGTTCATGAGGATACCGGTGCTATTTTTCTAGATGCCGATAATGATGGTGATTACGATCTGTATGTTGTAAGTGGGGGTAACGAAAAGGAAACAGAAAACCAGTTTTATTTAGATCGTTTTTATGAAAATGATGGTACTGGTATGTTTATAAGAAACTTTAATGCAATTCCTAATATACTTAGTAGTGGGCAGGTGGTGAAGGCTATGGATTATGATAGGGATGGTAACCAGGATCTTTTTATAGGTTCGCGCCTAGAGCCTCAAAATTATGGCTATCCTTCCAAAAGTGTATTGTTGAAAAATGTATCCCTTAACGGAAGCATTGAATTCAAGGATGTTACTGATGAAGTTTTTCCCGAACTTAATGATTTAGGGATGGTAACGGATGCGCTATGGGTGGATTTGGATAATGATCAATTTGAAGAACTGATTATTGCTCAGGAGTGGGGAAATATTCAAGCCTTTAGTTGCAAGAACAATGATTTTTTTAATATATCCGAACAATATGGATTAAACAATAATGTGGGATGGTGGTTTAGTCTTGCTGCTGCCGATATTGATTATGATGGGGATATGGATTTGGTTGCGGGGAATTTAGGTCTTAATTACAAATATAAGGCTTCGCAAAAGGCACCTTTCCATCTGTATTTAAATGATTTTGATAAAAATAACACCAATGATATTGTATTGGGATACCATGAGGGCGAACAAATGTATCCCCTGCGCGGTAGGGAATGTTCTTCTGGTCAAATGCCATTTATAAAGAAAAAGTTCCAAACTTATGAGGATTTTGGCAAGGCTAATCTACAGGAGGTGTATGGAGAAGGTCTGGACAATGCCCGTCACTTGGCAGCTACAAATTTTGCAAATAGTGTCTTGATCAACGAGGACAATACGCGTTTTAGTTTTACTCCACTTCCAAATACGGCTCAGATTTCATCCATAAATAAAATCCTCATTAACAAGAACAATGGAGGCAAAAACACGGACCTGATCTTATTTGGGAATCTTTATGGTTCCGAGGTCGAAACCCCAAGGAATGATGCCAGTTACGGTCATTATCTTAGGAGTGATGGTGATGGTGATTTTACAAATGTCCCGCCCCAAAAATCTGGACTTTATGTTCAAGGGGATGTTCGGGGAGCAGCATATATTAACTTAGGGATAAATAGGGGTCTTTTGGTAGCTAGGAACAATGAACCTTTATTACTTTACCAAATACCATAA